One Clostridia bacterium genomic window, TCGGGAACCTCTTTGATCCACTGGAACACCCATTCGCGGTCCCTTTTCAGGGCCGGATCCATTGGGCTCTGCTCCAGTTTCTCAATAACGTCGAGCGCGCGCTTGCGCTCTTCCGGCGTGGACGGACCCCTGGGATCTGCGACCGCGGAAGGCATCGCCAATGATAGAAGCGCGATGCACACTAGAGCTTTTCGCATTCACTCCCCCGACTGGATTCTGAATTGGCGGTAGTGTACACCCACCCAAAGCAAACCTCCCAAAGCAAACACCCAAGACACCCAGCCCACCGTACGCTGTTCTTGTACGGAGGGCAGAGCACCGCCTATGTCATCTCTACGAACGATCGGTCTCGATGGTTCCCCAAATCACGCTATCTTTTTCGCGCAGGCATCGGCGGCCAGCCCAGCGCTGTCCCCTCGAACAGGAACGCGCACTCTTCCAGGCGCTTTTCTCCGTCATGCACCGCGAATTTCCGGCGTCGTTCCGCGGGGCCGCTCCAAAGCGTCACGCCGGCATAGGCGCCATCTTTGCGCAGAATGTAATAGATCATGTTCAGATAACGGAGCTTCTTCATGTCGTTGTTGTAGTTCCGCGCAATGCGCTTCAGAGCGTCCATGCCCGCATCTACCGGCGACATGCCATGCCTCATGTTCTCTACAATGGTGTGCGCGCCGACGATTTTAATGTTCTCTTCGCCGTTGCCCGTCGCGCCGGCAGCACCAATCTCCTGATCGCAATAACAGCCCGCGCCGATGATGGGTGAGTCGCCAGCGCGTCCAGGAATCTTCCACGCAAGCCCGCTGGTCGTGGTCGCGCTGCTCATCTCGCCTTTTTCGCTGAGGGCCGAGCAGTTGATGGTTCCCGTCGGCGGATTCAGCACGCGCTTGATCGCCGCAACGCGAAACTCTGGCTGAATGCCGATCTCGGCCGCGAGTTCTTCCATCTTCTTCATGTGCTGTTCCTGCCACTCCGCGCTCGTCTGCTCGTCCGGGAACTTGAAGTTCGGGTCGGCCAGCCCCGGGCCCCACCAGTCCGAGTTCGACATCGTTTCTTTCCATAACATCCACGTCTTGCGCGAGCGTTCCGTCAGCAGATTCTCCTTCGAAAAACCATGAGCTACAGCAAAGCGCTCCGCGCCTTCGCCGACCAGCATCACGTGTCCCGTATGCTCCATCACGGTCTTCGCCAGCAGCGAAACATTCTTGATGTTGTGTACGCCCGCCACAGCGCCGGCCCTGCGCGAAGGCCCGTGCATGCAGCACGAATCCAGTTCCACCACTCCCTCTTCGTTGGGCAGGCCGCCGAAGCCGACGCTATCGTCGTTCGGATCGTCTTCCGGTCCGCGAATCACTTCGTTGATCGCGTCCAGCGTATCGCCGCCACGCCGCAACCGTTCGTATCCGGCATCGATAAAGTTGAACCCGTTTGCGGCACTGATGATGACCGGCTTCTTCCACGCGCCGCCCTTCTGTTGCTCTGTCTTGGCCACCTGATGATCGACTGTCTTCGTAATCTGTGCTTCAACGTCAAGCGTCATCAGCGAAGCCGAACCCATGGCCGCCGTAGCCAGAAAATCGCGGCGAGAAAACGTCATCGTGCCTCCAGTGTTTTGCATTGCGCGTCTCTGTACGCGCTCGAAAATTACAAGGCACGATAACAGCGCAGCGAATCTTTGAA contains:
- a CDS encoding N(4)-(beta-N-acetylglucosaminyl)-L-asparaginase, producing MQNTGGTMTFSRRDFLATAAMGSASLMTLDVEAQITKTVDHQVAKTEQQKGGAWKKPVIISAANGFNFIDAGYERLRRGGDTLDAINEVIRGPEDDPNDDSVGFGGLPNEEGVVELDSCCMHGPSRRAGAVAGVHNIKNVSLLAKTVMEHTGHVMLVGEGAERFAVAHGFSKENLLTERSRKTWMLWKETMSNSDWWGPGLADPNFKFPDEQTSAEWQEQHMKKMEELAAEIGIQPEFRVAAIKRVLNPPTGTINCSALSEKGEMSSATTTSGLAWKIPGRAGDSPIIGAGCYCDQEIGAAGATGNGEENIKIVGAHTIVENMRHGMSPVDAGMDALKRIARNYNNDMKKLRYLNMIYYILRKDGAYAGVTLWSGPAERRRKFAVHDGEKRLEECAFLFEGTALGWPPMPARKR